In Anaerobacillus sp. CMMVII, a single window of DNA contains:
- the fdhF gene encoding formate dehydrogenase subunit alpha — MGHSQNREYVQREYDAIERDGEELISTHCCFCGMQCGMNIRVKTDSKEVLGVEPRYDFPMNGGRLCPKGVAAYRQAEHGERLLHPLIRKNGKLVESTWDEAMELIVSKIKGIQAEYGKDAIGIYSGSSMTNEKCYLMGKFARIGLGTKNIDYNGRYCMSSASFGFNQSVGIDRGSTNPWSDIKSADVLLLAGSNTAECHPLSMPYIWGARDNGAKIIVVDPRQTKTALVADIHLDIRPGTDVALANGLLHVMIEDDLVDHDFIENHTTGFEKLKELVKKYTPAHVSEITGVAPEKIVSAGRMFGQAKNGMAMFARGVEQHATGTDAVSTYVNLCLVTGKIGRKGSGFATFTGQGNGQGGREHGQKTDQLPGFRKITDPKAREYIASVWGVDESEIPGPGLSAYELLQALGKEIKCLILACSNPIVSSPSIAHVGEYLKSLDFFVAIDMFLSESAELADVVLPSTVWVEDDGTTTNVEGRVLRLKGIDRTPGESRRDWEIICDLAERLGRGKYFKYDSPEEIFNELRVASKGGIADYYGITYEKLDKMQGVFWPCPTEESEGMPRLFEDLKFNFPDGKARILAFEHKGPNENISKEYPIILSTGRVVYHYLSGNQTRRIESLLNFCPDPYVEIHPKLAVKHNIGDGELVKISSARGSMEVVAKITKIIREDMVFVPYHWGKSLAINNLTNPALDPNSKIPEFKVCAVKIEKAESMGVKHG, encoded by the coding sequence ATGGGTCATTCTCAAAATAGGGAATATGTCCAACGTGAATATGATGCGATCGAAAGAGATGGGGAGGAATTAATCTCAACTCATTGCTGCTTTTGCGGTATGCAGTGTGGAATGAACATCCGTGTGAAAACGGACTCAAAGGAAGTTCTCGGAGTTGAACCTCGCTATGATTTTCCAATGAATGGTGGAAGACTTTGTCCAAAAGGTGTTGCGGCTTACCGACAGGCAGAGCATGGTGAAAGACTTCTACATCCACTGATCCGGAAAAATGGGAAGTTAGTGGAGTCTACTTGGGACGAAGCGATGGAGCTTATCGTTTCAAAGATTAAGGGAATCCAAGCGGAGTACGGTAAGGACGCGATTGGGATCTATAGTGGTTCATCGATGACAAATGAAAAATGTTATCTAATGGGCAAATTTGCACGGATTGGCCTTGGTACAAAAAATATCGATTACAACGGAAGATATTGTATGTCCTCTGCTTCATTTGGGTTTAATCAAAGTGTCGGAATAGATCGCGGTTCAACCAATCCGTGGTCTGACATTAAATCTGCAGATGTATTGCTATTAGCGGGTTCAAACACTGCTGAGTGTCATCCGTTATCAATGCCGTATATATGGGGAGCGCGAGATAATGGCGCCAAAATCATTGTTGTTGATCCAAGGCAAACGAAGACAGCGTTAGTTGCGGATATTCATTTGGATATTCGTCCAGGAACTGATGTGGCGTTAGCGAATGGACTACTACATGTCATGATAGAAGATGATTTAGTAGACCATGACTTTATTGAAAATCATACAACAGGCTTTGAAAAATTGAAGGAATTGGTGAAAAAATATACACCAGCGCATGTGTCAGAGATTACAGGTGTTGCACCAGAAAAAATTGTGAGCGCAGGAAGAATGTTCGGACAAGCAAAGAATGGCATGGCGATGTTTGCTCGTGGTGTTGAACAGCATGCTACTGGAACAGATGCAGTTTCAACTTATGTAAATCTTTGCTTAGTCACTGGGAAAATTGGTCGAAAAGGATCAGGATTCGCTACCTTTACTGGACAAGGAAATGGACAAGGTGGGAGGGAACATGGTCAAAAAACAGATCAATTACCAGGGTTTCGAAAGATCACCGATCCTAAAGCGCGTGAGTATATTGCCAGCGTTTGGGGTGTAGATGAATCCGAAATCCCAGGGCCTGGTTTATCAGCTTATGAATTACTACAAGCGTTAGGGAAAGAGATTAAGTGTTTAATCTTGGCCTGCAGTAATCCAATCGTCTCTTCTCCATCCATTGCTCATGTTGGTGAATATCTTAAAAGCTTAGACTTCTTTGTGGCAATCGATATGTTTTTATCAGAATCTGCAGAGTTAGCTGATGTTGTTTTACCGTCAACCGTTTGGGTGGAGGATGATGGAACAACGACGAATGTCGAAGGTCGTGTTCTTAGACTCAAAGGGATTGATCGAACTCCTGGGGAGTCAAGACGTGATTGGGAGATAATTTGTGACTTAGCAGAGCGCCTAGGTAGAGGAAAGTATTTTAAGTACGATAGTCCGGAAGAGATTTTTAACGAGCTTCGAGTAGCGAGTAAAGGTGGCATCGCTGACTACTACGGAATTACTTATGAAAAGCTAGATAAGATGCAAGGGGTATTTTGGCCTTGCCCGACAGAAGAGTCGGAGGGCATGCCGAGGCTATTTGAGGATCTGAAATTTAATTTTCCAGATGGAAAAGCAAGGATATTAGCGTTTGAACATAAAGGGCCAAATGAAAATATTAGTAAAGAGTACCCAATTATCCTATCAACTGGTCGTGTCGTCTATCACTATTTAAGTGGCAATCAAACACGACGAATTGAATCACTGCTAAATTTTTGTCCGGATCCCTACGTCGAAATTCACCCGAAATTAGCAGTAAAGCATAACATCGGGGATGGAGAATTGGTTAAAATTTCGAGCGCAAGAGGTAGCATGGAGGTTGTCGCAAAGATTACCAAGATTATCAGGGAAGACATGGTATTTGTACCGTATCATTGGGGGAAATCGTTAGCAATTAACAATTTAACGAACCCAGCCTTAGATCCCAACTCGAAAATTCCTGAGTTTAAGGTTTGTGCGGTAAAGATTGAAAAAGCCGAGAGTATGGGGGTAAAACATGGGTAA
- a CDS encoding 4Fe-4S dicluster domain-containing protein, with the protein MGKVLYIDYERCIGCRACIVGCEECSGHDHMSRMFVDELNPGETVATSPTPCMHCVTPACAESCPVQAISITADGFVLSASMEKCIGCKNCTYACPFGIPRVDDVKKMMYKCDMCYDRTSKGTPPMCASVCPTDTIQFLDEQELKNHSPKEVQYQWDFGGTTIETKTVIGLPDTRSNNFGYYDGEGVQS; encoded by the coding sequence ATGGGTAAAGTCTTATATATCGATTACGAACGATGTATAGGGTGTAGGGCATGTATCGTTGGGTGCGAAGAATGTAGTGGACATGATCACATGTCAAGGATGTTTGTCGACGAGTTAAATCCCGGGGAAACAGTTGCGACTTCACCTACACCATGTATGCACTGTGTGACACCAGCATGTGCGGAAAGCTGTCCAGTACAAGCGATTTCTATTACAGCTGATGGGTTTGTCCTCTCAGCTTCAATGGAGAAGTGCATTGGTTGTAAAAACTGTACCTATGCGTGTCCGTTCGGAATCCCTAGAGTAGATGACGTCAAAAAAATGATGTACAAATGTGATATGTGTTATGACCGTACATCCAAAGGTACACCGCCAATGTGTGCGAGTGTTTGTCCGACGGATACAATTCAATTCCTTGATGAGCAGGAGTTGAAAAATCATTCACCAAAAGAAGTTCAATACCAGTGGGACTTTGGTGGTACAACCATTGAGACAAAAACCGTAATTGGTTTACCAGATACGAGAAGCAATAACTTTGGTTATTATGATGGTGAAGGGGTG